One Styela clava chromosome 4, kaStyClav1.hap1.2, whole genome shotgun sequence genomic window, GTCACCCAACTTCAATAGCCGAGCCGAGTTCATTGCGAGTTGTTGAGGTGACATTAGAAATATATGTTTATCAGATCGTCCAGCGCTAAGATTTCTAATCGACCAGGGTTGTACTATGGATAATCGGCATAGTGGAATACAGTTCATCTGACTTTAATAGGTGAATTACAAGTGTAAATGGTCGCTAATGATATATTTGGAGTTTCTCGTAAGCAACGACCAAGTCCGAAATGTGGTTCAAAATAGCAAAGAtatctaaattttgaatttttggaGAAAATTTTGAGCAGTTGTTGCTGGGACAATTTCATGGAGCTATATATTTACAGTACTTTGTTATGAATTGTCTCCGACGCAATactcatattttttaaatatcctCACGATTGACGTAGGAGATGTAGCAATAGGCCAAGCCAGAAAAAACGATCATACCGCGTTTcactgaaaataagacctagtccgaatttaaaaaaaatatattttaatataagcgcTATCCATAAAATGAGACCTAGTCCAGGGATATGAAACCAGGGGGGCtgaatacaagtaactgggtgtaGCAGCGaaccgcacctttatttaagatAGCCTTTCTAGTAGTTGTAGGTACAAAAAATCGTTTATTTTTggtattgatcttacggcattacTAGTGGTCCTTGTATAAATGCTGAGTTAAAACGCATGAGAAAACTGCTGATcatatttattgtcacaccgaattcagtgagaaacacgtttttcataacattgtgtattttgcaacgggattttgctagctagttttgctaatattgCAGTGGCACTCTGATGTGCAAAaggattggaattgctcgcacgtactagattgactaaattgaaaacacttttcgcgggcacaccattcaaaattggcatttcTTCGCGAGACGCACAATTTGTCCTAGTGGGCCGCATTTTGCTCACCCCTGACCAAGTCAATAGCGCTTTTTTTTTAACCTAGTTGATAGTGTGAAATCTCTCCTACGCGTATTAGAAGATTAATATAAAACGTGTAGTAGAGGAAAAGATCCAATGATATAAACATTCCATGCTTAGAATTTTTTAccaaaaacgtgttatttataagtaaaagcATATTGAttctcatattttgtatatttagcAATCTAGTAATTCtctaatttgtttttgataaatgaaaataaaagacattcacccacacaaaaaaaaaactttggttTTATTTTTCGAAGAAAACTGatataagacactgtcttatttttggAGGAAAACGATACCATTTTATTCGCGTTACTTATGCGCGAAACAAAATTCCCGACAAAAGGAAAAATTATTACGCAAATTGGTATTTTCAGTACAGCCGCATAAGAGACgcacaaaaaaatttcagtcaAAACGCGTAAAATTTCCCTGTGGTGGAGGGAAATGACGTCAATGGTAACATATGGGCGGCTGGAGATACTATGATTTAAAACTAGATAGGGACAGGAATGTATAACTGGGGTAGTCGCACTGGAAAgtatcaagaaattttttttagggTGGCTCATTGCCTTCGGCCATTGCTCGTTTAGACTAGTTCGTTGGGTCATACGTAATTCAAGTGGGGTCACCCAACTTCACTAACCGTGTAATTCAAAATCAGTGAGCTTTATTAAGTGTCTCTCCAGTTAATGTACCTTATACCCTCGCGTTAATAATTGTCATTTTGCACCTCAGGCAAATACTTTAAACATGACAATTACGACAGCTAAAATACCCTCCATTATTTTAACAGATATTTGATATATAGCTAAGTATATATTAGCGATACCAAATCCTTCTAAAAGAGAATATGGAattcttcaaaataattttttttatctctctTATCGGTGGCTATCTTGCAGAGATAATAGTACCCGGTAAGATAAGGATATATATAATTACTTGTTAGAAATTGCAACACTGGTATGCAGTCAATTTTTGTCTACTTTCACCACTGACTAGTGCTGGAGGGCTAGAATGCTAATAACAAATCATTTCAAATGATTCCACACTATATCAGTGGTCTGgcgacatttttgaaatttgttgcgAAATGCTCCTCATTTTTAACTTTAAATACCTCGTTTTATTTGTGACAGCTGGAGCCTGCGTTTCCAAGATCGTGAATGGGAAACTCGTCCAAGTTGGAAATTGCGAGGTAAAATTAAAGTTGCTGTTTTTAATCAGGTGTTTTTTTACTCCACCTCCGAATAAGTCTACTGGAAATGACCCACTGGTGTTGCTGTTGTTTGAAGGATAGGAAGCTTTTCTGTTCGACATTGCTTATGTTTTACATCCTGTGCTAGGTGTAGGCATTTAAAACAGAAATTTCCATCTCTAGTTGCTAAAACTGATGGATCCAACGGTCAAACTACCTCGCCATCGATCCAAAAACTTTGAAAGCTCCCTATATTCGCCCAATCATACTTGCCTGACCTCTTTGAACTACAGCAACTGATACAACTCACGTGTTTTATTTACTTTACGTATCAtctgcattttattttattttacagaaaaacgATGGGTCCGGTGAGTTCTTCCTACTCTATGATATATCTTGGGTTCACAAATAGTTACTATGCACTAAACATATGACTGATCTTTGATTCATAATTACGCAATTGctaaaaataaactatgtagTGGCTACGGTGTTTAGAAAAAAGACTTTTCATTTTCATTCCGAATTGGACGCAAAACAAACAGCCATTATTTGGTGAAACGTTAGACCCCGTTTTCCGTTTTTTGGCattgcatttttatttattacattctgGGTGTGACGGTAAACATTGCGCCTTTAATTTTcaacattggaaaaaaaaaattggtaaaaattatTCACAACTGTTTTTTAGACTACAATTATATATCAGGATTTACCTAAAACTTTGCAAAAGATAGTTTTTACAACGCTTTTATATTTGGTGTTTTGCCATTTGGTGAGCACAGATACCTATGGTTGTAAGGAAAAAAACTCTGGACATCATGAAATGGCAAAAACTGATTTGAAACACTTTACCCTACTCACGAATAAATCAATTTCCTTACAGATATCATCAGACTGATCAAGAAGAGTCGTGATGATAAGAAAAAGGCtgaaagtaatttatatttgtgttttatgATTTAACTATAAAATATGCCACACTCGTCAAAGCGTTGGGAAAGTATTTACATGGCGCGcttacaaataaatttaatttatctaaTAAGTATTGCACTCCTGGTCGTCGCTGCGCGATTAACTCCACCACTAGTAGGTTACGACTCCGTCCACCACCATAATCTGAACTTGCAATCTGAAACCTATTGTTCCGCGGTTCTTGTTTCGTCGTATCGGATTTTCTCTCTCTAGAATTAATGGAATCCAGGAGGAAGTCGAATTGAAATAACAAACGGAAAAACTTTTATTACCAGATTCTGTGACGTCATTTGTGAAGACGCTGTCTTTTTTAAcctaaaatattcaatgaccACAATAATGTTTTCAGATAAGTGTGATGTCACATACAAGAAAAAATGCTACCGAATAGTCGTGTATGATAGGCAGAACATCAATTTAAACAAAGCTGAATCAATCTGCAAATCAATGAACGGAAAACTTGCAAATATTTACGACCTCAAGCATTACCAGCTGCTGCGCACTCATCAACGTTCAATGATTCCTGCTGGCCGGTCAGGGATTGCAACCTGGACCGGGATGAAGTATAAGGTCAGTTTATTATCTCACAATCATAATCTCAGCAGAGACTTATTTTCATAAAGTTAACCGGGTCAACGATTGGccaaaagcgtttttttttttaaataaaattaccaaatgatGAGCAGGTAAACGATGCCTTATGATttattaagatattgaataattagaaaaatttgaaatgtagaATATGATTTTCAATATACTGTGACATCATTGACCCGCCTTTCGATTATTAATGTCCAAGTGACACGTTGATTTCACTTTTTTATTGTTCTCTAAGTGCCCACAACcttaattttaatttagttactCATTATTTTCGTGAATgcgataattttttaattaacatCTGAGTTCTAATTTTCCCATCATTACTTCCATGACTAAAtgtaaattaaatgtttattcaTCGTTACGCCATAATTGATTTAACATTCCAATGTtggacaaatttatttattgctaTATTTAGACTGCATGGTTATTCATTTCTTGTCATTTTTGTAATCtacttgtctgaggaagtctgactgaaacgttacagaaatacatttgtgctaGAGTGCAGCTGGACTATTCATTGGGATAAAATTCTTTATAGTTGGTGATATTTTCAGTAATTTCTAGTTTTCACCCAACGCATAAGCGGTTTCATGTAGCGTTACCCACCATACTTCGTCTATCTGGACTACCTTTCTTATGAAGCCTATTACCAcaagcaaatattttcattcttcaTCTAATATGTCAGTCGCATTAACACTATTTGTTTAAATGTTACAGAACAATCAGCTTTTACTGTCAAGTGGAGAACCCATCACTATAGCAAAAGAAGTCTGGTTTTATACTTTTCCGGAATCCACTACATCAAACACAAAAGTTGCTGTTTATGTCAGAAAAGAAACAGTGCAAGAGCATCGAGGTCAGGGAATGGTCAATCATTCACAATCCTATTTATCACACGGTGGcatctgtgaaatataaaaccagcTCAAAATCTAACAGAACTTTGTTGACGGAATCAATGATGTGAAAAGACAAAACAGTTAAATGACCTAGttgttatgtatatatattttgttaaaattttcgTTTGCTTTTCTATGGCCGTTGATTatataaactatcaatttttaaatgttcTAGTTATTACTGGCCCATGTCTGATTATGCATAATTTATAAGCGACCCATAAATAATCTAATCTTAAAttacttttcaattttattaaatcgTATACTTTTGCAAAGTCTGTTGTCTAGCCATTAAAACCTGATTTTATTTATGAGAGGGATTAAATTACGTGTTTATGAAAGTTAAATtacttatattttcatttcgacCTGTTATTATGATTAAACAAAGGCCACACAAATATGTTTGTCTTAATAAATGAATCTTGCCTCATTCATTATTACTTACTTTCAGTggcgaaaattaaaattttaggaaCTGGTTCTCTTCTTTATCGAACTAGTTAACAACGGGTTCTTCATTTCAGAGAATCAATCTGAACTAAAACAACAATGAAACAAGAACGGTTTTCAAAAACCTTTGAATCCTGCCACTGCTGACTTATACGTTGTTCTTTTACTACTATTCTATTAATAATCTTATAAACCATGCTTTGAATTGGTCGTCTTGTCTATTGAAACCTTTTTCTGAGTATATAAATTCATAGCTGTCTCCATATTTTTTCTGTATATAACAAAACAtgataataattattaattcgATCATTTGTGAGTTTCCTCTTTTATAGTTCTGAACCAACGATAGCGCGAAGCGCATGATAACCGGATATCTGGGAAAGGAGTTGGAAatcattataaaaattttggCGCAAATGTGTAAGCAAGGTTTCCATCTTAATGTCCCAATTCCCATCTTACTAcaacaaaatattccaatcctAGCTTAATACAACCAATTATCCATTTCCATTTTTATGCAACCAAATACCTcctcccatcttaatacaaccaaatatttcaattctcgtcttaatacaaccaaatataccAATTTCCATCTTAATACAAACAAATATCCCTATTCTCATcgtaatacaaccaaatatctgAATTCTCGtcctaatacaaccaaatattcctactctcatcttaatacaaccgaaaattcaattttcatcttaatacaacccgACACTCAAATACCCTTCTTAATACGACGTGGCGCAGGGGAAGCGTGTTGGTACAGTTGTACGTGAGACTATGAGTTCGAACCCAAGTAGGTAGTAGCGTGATAAGGAATGAAGTCGGAGACCAGTCAGAGTGGCTAGAACAGTGGCAGAAAGTTgagagaaaataaaaacaagcagAAAGTGGGAATGACAGAATGGCCAACGCACAAGTTACGGGAGGTCGAGAGGGGTCATTGACAGAAAGCAGTCTCATAGTATCTATCCAAAACACAGGATGGAGGCCGGTAAGGGTAGGGCGGGCAGAAAGCAGTGTTAGCTGGGGGTCAGTGGCAGAAAGCAGTCATCATAATAGCCAAAATATAGGAggaaaggtttgaaaaatgtattacatttagataaaaaaaacttcaaaaatattgcaattattgttaagcgttcgagggccacattggaagttctctggggccgcatgcggcccacGAGTTTGATACCCCTGCTCTAAGCCATTATAATTGCATTTTCAGGTTCTGCCCCAGTTCCAAGCGtcaattatagcctaaccctaaacttGTGCACATACTTGTTCGTGCCTCACTTCAAATGCCGCAGAATCACttgtcaaaaattttattgagGGATGGCTACGCAAGACCTCAATAGTTAACATTTGAAATCATAGATGGCGCTCACACGCAGTCCAAATTTTTTCAAGCATGGTGATAAGCATAAGCTCGCTGGAATCGTGTTTCCGGAATTTGGGGAAATCAAATAtctggtactcccgaagtatgtgaccTAAGaaggcggacaccggaacgtagtatgtgtaccaggttagggttaggccataatttttttccagttttcccatttttagttttattacgtgcccgaggactagccaagtggctcccgtggtatttgtaactaaaattatggcctaaccctaacctggtcgACATACTACGTTcaagtgtccgccatcttggttcacatacttcgggagtaccaaatatctTGATGGTAGTTTTGCCATCCATGAATTCCTTTTCTATTGGTTGAATTCAGAATTGTAAGAACACTTTctcttttttattgaaatttagaAAACGTATACATGCTTCTACGAAATATATATTAACATGGCACAATTCCCATAAAATTCAAACCTTAATTTTGAAACTTGGAATTTGAAATGAAACGCCGCTCAACAACTGCAATGCACATCATACCCATGCGGCCGTCAAATGGGTGCTTCTCAAcaatttttaccaaagatccgcGAAGAAACTTTATATGATCTGACTCTGCttgatgtttccccgacttttaaccactaaaaataaCTATTTTCCTGTTATTAACCTATTAGAAAGtgcttattttgagagtgtttttgAGAGTTGGCGCCCTCAAGCTGGATTATATGTTCGAACCAAATTAAATACAATAATACACGTGTCTTTTTCAAgcactgatagctaattttaggccAGTTTATTGCAGTGTTTGAgagactaattttttattaccaCAACTAAACTAAAGGTTCTCGGCAGACATATTTACAACAAAGTTAAAAGATTTGCAACTAGTGTTgggaaacacaactgaaaattgACAACAAAACACGAAAACTAGGCATTATTTACACCAATGCTTAAATGACTGTCTGAGCGACAATTATATTCCTGGtacgtcattgttgacttattgcacattggtcattgttacggaaatgaTGCTCGAAAAAACATTCATTGGTAAAACCTTTCAGACCGCGTCATCAGTTGTGTAGGTAATAAGATATTTTGGGTAAGCGCAAGAATCCCGGAAAACAACAAATATCCTAGGATTCGTCAAACTATCCACAGCGCTGTCATACGGGTGGCCTTCGGTGTCCAGAGGTGTATGCGTCATTTCCTTTTTCCCAATGGTGTAATTTCCTGTTACGACTTcagcaaaaaacatttttcgcacAGTTGCACTGCCTGTGTAATTCCGTGCAAGTTCAGAGTCTGTAGCAAAGTAGATTCCGTTTCCATATAATGCTCCTGAAAAGTGAAGAAAAATTGATGCTGATTTTCTACTTCATTCTAACAAAACTCAGACCTAACAGTTTGTTACTCGATTCTAAATTTAGCCAATATCACcaaacattttttgtaaatttttccgAAGCACAAACTCAATTAGACATTCAGAGAGAAAAGCTTATTGCATACCATTTAATGTCCCGCTAGTTTAACAAGAAATCCGTTTTTGCAAATGCCTTCAACGTTTTCTTGTCGTGTTCCGTGAAAAAGCATCGTTGTGACATCATGATTTCCATGGTATTGTTAA contains:
- the LOC120326589 gene encoding uncharacterized protein LOC120326589 isoform X2, which translates into the protein MEFFKIIFFISLIGGYLAEIIVPAGACVSKIVNGKLVQVGNCEKNDGSDIIRLIKKSRDDKKKAENKCDVTYKKKCYRIVVYDRQNINLNKAESICKSMNGKLANIYDLKHYQLLRTHQRSMIPAGRSGIATWTGMKYKNNQLLLSSGEPITIAKEVWFYTFPESTTSNTKVAVYVRKETVQEHRENQSELKQQ
- the LOC120326589 gene encoding uncharacterized protein LOC120326589 isoform X1 is translated as MEFFKIIFFISLIGGYLAEIIVPAGACVSKIVNGKLVQVGNCEKNDGSDIIRLIKKSRDDKKKAENKCDVTYKKKCYRIVVYDRQNINLNKAESICKSMNGKLANIYDLKHYQLLRTHQRSMIPAGRSGIATWTGMKYKNNQLLLSSGEPITIAKEVWFYTFPESTTSNTKVAVYVRKETVQEHRGQGMVNHSQSYLSHGGICEI